From one Thamnophis elegans isolate rThaEle1 chromosome 7, rThaEle1.pri, whole genome shotgun sequence genomic stretch:
- the RAD51AP1 gene encoding RAD51-associated protein 1 isoform X2 — protein MARRSGRSSRSGRADPFQESDEDEDFAAPPKKARPAGKRVPLDDHAEPKAAVEDFKQEAVLCTPETDNDGNVSANQENSQPPLEIELGSSESVGKPLKTSSPSVLKKPSWTPPGASGSKTSPVGRAPVTSPVHGLRLGLSRRAKVKPLHPSCAGT, from the exons ATGGCGCGAAG GAGCGGCCGGAGCAGCCGCAGCGGGAGGGCGGACCCGTTCCAGGAGAGCGATGAGG ATGAGGACTTCGCCGCGCCGCCCAAGAAGGCTCGCCCCGCCGGGAagag AGTTCCCCTTG ATGACCATGCTGAACCTAAGGCAGCTGTAGAGGATTTCAAACAGGAAGCTGTATTATGCACACCAGAGACGGACAACGATGGAAACGTATCTGCCA ATCAGGAGAACTCTCAGCCACCTTTGGAGATTGAATTAGGTTCTTCGGAATCCGTTGGGAAGCCTTTGAAGACCTCAAGCCCTTCGGTGCTGAAGAAACCCAGCTGGACGCCCCCAG GTGCATCTGGAAGCAAAACCAGTCCGGTGGGAAGAGCTCCGGTTACATCACCAGTTCATGGTCTCCGCCTTGGCCTCTCCAGACGTGCCAAAGTGAAACCTCTGCACCCATCTTGTGCCGGTACCTAA
- the RAD51AP1 gene encoding RAD51-associated protein 1 isoform X1, which produces MARRSGRSSRSGRADPFQESDEDEDFAAPPKKARPAGKRVPLGEKLFQRDLEVTLALSLNEYLGNKDKIQKKDDHAEPKAAVEDFKQEAVLCTPETDNDGNVSANQENSQPPLEIELGSSESVGKPLKTSSPSVLKKPSWTPPGASGSKTSPVGRAPVTSPVHGLRLGLSRRAKVKPLHPSCAGT; this is translated from the exons ATGGCGCGAAG GAGCGGCCGGAGCAGCCGCAGCGGGAGGGCGGACCCGTTCCAGGAGAGCGATGAGG ATGAGGACTTCGCCGCGCCGCCCAAGAAGGCTCGCCCCGCCGGGAagag AGTTCCCCTTGGTGAGAAACTTTTCCAGAGAGATTTGGAAGTTACTTTAGCCCTGTCGTTGAATGAATATTTGGGAAACAAAGATAAAATTCAGAAGAAAG ATGACCATGCTGAACCTAAGGCAGCTGTAGAGGATTTCAAACAGGAAGCTGTATTATGCACACCAGAGACGGACAACGATGGAAACGTATCTGCCA ATCAGGAGAACTCTCAGCCACCTTTGGAGATTGAATTAGGTTCTTCGGAATCCGTTGGGAAGCCTTTGAAGACCTCAAGCCCTTCGGTGCTGAAGAAACCCAGCTGGACGCCCCCAG GTGCATCTGGAAGCAAAACCAGTCCGGTGGGAAGAGCTCCGGTTACATCACCAGTTCATGGTCTCCGCCTTGGCCTCTCCAGACGTGCCAAAGTGAAACCTCTGCACCCATCTTGTGCCGGTACCTAA
- the FGF23 gene encoding fibroblast growth factor 23, with protein MRPVQASALLRALRLLLPLVACGWGPSLASPIWSHADELVHLYTFNARRSVHLQIHPDGRVDGSQSQTVHSALTIKTEDAGYVVIIGAKTGLSLCMENNGNLFGSNSFGNEDCVFKHTMLENGYDVYQSPKYHYLVSLGRAKKALFPGMNPPDFSQFLTRRNEIPFSMFDPPRPQREDTRDDDAELCGGILAGKIPEESPDEVGLHPCLTSSNSEERDPNGATLSRRFPSPRTDS; from the exons ATGCGCCCCGTCCAGGCTTCAGCGCTTCTCCGCGCCCTGAGGCTCCTGCTGCCGCTGGTTGCCTGCGGCTGGGGACCCTCGCTCGCCTCCCCAATCTGGAGCCACGCCGACGAGCTGGTGCACCTCTACACCTTCAACGCCAGGAGGAGCGTCCACCTGCAGATCCACCCCGATGGACGCGTGGACGGCAGCCAGTCCCAGACCGTGCATA GTGCTTTGACCATCAAAACAGAAGATGCCGGATATGTAGTGATCATTGGCGCGAAAACCGGACTCAGCCTTTGTATGGAGAATAACGGAAATCTCTTTGGATCG AATTCCTTCGGCAACGAGGACTGCGTTTTTAAACACACAATGCTGGAAAACGGCTACGATGTTTACCAATCTCCCAAGTACCATTACCTGGTCAGCTTAGGGAGGGCAAAGAAAGCATTGTTCCCTGGTATGAATCCCCCGGATTTCTCTCAGTTTCTAACCAGAAGGAATGAAATCCCCTTCAGCATGTTTGACCCGCCAAGGCCTCAGCGGGAAGATACCCGGGACGATGATGCCGAGCTGTGTGGGGGCATCTTGGCAGGAAAGATACCGGAAGAAAGCCCAGATGAGGTGGGCCTTCACCCCTGCTTGACCAGCTCAAATTCTGAAGAACGGGACCCAAACGGCGCCACGCTGAGCCGAAGATTTCCTAGCCCGCGAACGGATTCCTGA